A stretch of DNA from Babesia bovis T2Bo chromosome 2, whole genome shotgun sequence:
GAAATAATCACGCACTTCCAGTTCTTTTAAAGTACATCCGTTGTAATATCGCATTACCTTGGTATCATTCGGACCGTAGCATTCCAGGCGGAATGTACCTTCGTACACATCGTTGCCCATTGGCGTCGCTGTACCATTTCTTGACATTTGCTACGTACAGCTAGGaaaaacaataatatatacaacgaGTTGTGCCCGCTTGTGACGCGGGTTAGGCACACCTACAGTTGTAGTGAACTCGGTAGTATTACGTGGTAGCATCAAAAACAGTCATCTATTAAACGATATAGTGTTGATTAGTACTTGCATATCAGTATAGATACCCCCGTCACTGAAGTTACATGACCGTTGTTTTTAACGGCGTCTCTTCTTGGACCGCTGATTGCTATTATCGTCCTCATAACGGTGTTTATCATCTTCCTTTCTGGCAAAAGCTTCCATTTCATCCCATGACAGCCCTTCTTCCTCGTCTTCATCCTCATATTCTTCGTCTTCttcctcttcatcttcGTCTGCCAATGACTCATCGTCATCTCCATATTCCTCATCACTATCTTCCTCAACTTCTTCTTCGCTGTCATGCTCATActcttcatcttcatcatccagGGATTCCTCTTCACCTTCTGATTCTCCTAGGAACCCATCGAACCCTCCATTCTCGACGAATGCATCAACGTCGTCCAAGATGGTCTTCAATATATTGGTCCACTGCAAGTTGTTCTTTCCTTCATACCACACCATATCCAATTCGTTCAACCAGCTTTTGAGCACATCCAGGTATTCCACTGGGATAAGGTCTATGCGCCTGACTGCCTTTGAGTAATCTTTGTTGACCAATACCATATCGAAGTTGCGTAGCCCATGTTGCACTCTTTCTAGTGATACCATTTCAACATCCTCTAGTGTCAGTACGAATGGTGGCCATTCCACTAGGTTCACTAGGCAATGTGCTGTCGGCAGGATTTCTACATTGGACTTTGATGGCACACCACTGAACATGAGTTCCCGATATGGCATATCGAAAACCAGGTTAGACATCTCCTGCAGTTGTGTGACAAACTGTTTGAATTCAGCATTGAGACGTCTTTTCATTTCACGATCACGCATTTCTTCTAATGTTTCATCGGGGTCGTTGTACGATCTTCCACGACGGTTGTCCAAGTCATCTATTTGGGTACCAACTTCACAGTAAAATTGCACATCCATAGATTTCCTTTTCCCTACCATTATGGGCGATTTGAGGTGGAAGTGTAGCAACACTATTAACTCACGTTCGCACGGTTGGAAAATAGCGTGACGAATGTTCGCGTACGTAATATCTATATGGTCCACTCTATCTCGTGTGTTGACTACATATCTGAGACCGTTATGGTGTGCTTCTAGGAATCCAATAATCCGCCTCGCTCCGTGTACGTTTGGTCGTACCATGAGGTCTTTCAGTACGATACGGCGTCCTTCCTTTTTAAGCATAAGTTTTTCTTGTTCAGCAATTACTCGGTTAGCATCAGCATCTGTTTCACGTTGCTTGACCTGCTTAATGAGATCCTTTATTGCACGGAACACGTTTTGTATGTGTTTGCTATCGGATGAGCGGTACATCACTTCTTTAACGAAAATGGAGTTCTCCGCTGTTACCTCTGGTAATGGGTTAACATCATTCTTTGAGGTGAATGTATGTGATCCTGGCACCTGGAAATTGATACGTAGGTTGTATGTTTGGTTATCTTCGGAGTTACATGATGCATTTTTAACTGTCAGTATACTGAATGGTAGGTGGTATCCGTTAACTGGTAGCATTATAACCTCGTTAACTACATCAACGTAAATCTGGTTCGGGATAAGATCTCTTGGGAACGTATTGGGTGATGAGAATGCTCGCAATTTGTCCATTTTCACTACGTTGCGTTGTTTTGCAGTACCCGCTAGACCACCTTCCTCCTTTACTCGGCGTGCAATGGCTTCTACCTTCTGTTTGCGTAGCTGCAATTGTCGTTCCATTCGAGCTTTAATTTCCGATTCAGACACTTGGTTTTGTCCTGGCCTATCACGTTTCCTCAAGCGTTCCTTTAGTATTACGCTATCAGCGTCACGTAGCAGTTCAGAAGACACTGAGGGCTGTTTCTGTGGTTTTGTCTCATTTGTATGCATCGGtgtttcttcttcatccTCTAATTCGTATGATATATTCTCTAAACTCTTGCTGACGGTTGATGTTAGCACTACAGCACCTTCATCTGTTACTTCCACGGTATCTCCAATCCATATAGCAAATTCCTTTCCGTCAGCATCTAGGTGAACAAATCCCAATGAAATATGGAAGACCATTCCTGTAGCAACAATGCATTTGTCATTCCCACTGACAAGTGTAAAGTTCGGATCTGTGAATTCAATGCCCATGATGTGTCCTACAGATCGTAGCAACCTATCGGCAAAATTGGGCTTTTCAGATGCAACAAAATTGTGTACATCGTCGTATATGGATCCAAACGTAACACCTGGTTTTAGCTTGGTCAATGCAAAATCTAATGCGCTTAGAGCAAACGTATAGGCTTCCTTATGTTTTGCTGTCCCATCTAACAGGAGCGTACGGGTGAGGCATGCAAACAACTCGGAATATTTGGAGCAGACAGAGACTATAATAGTTCCAGATGCGTGTGATAGTATCATATCATTGGGAGGGACTCCGACACTCAGGTTGAATGTGTTACCGCTTTGTACATTGCTGTAAGCTACTTCAATCTCACTTGGGTTTACGTTGTATTTCCTTTGTAGTTTATCCAAGAATTTAGTATcgttatacacattgaatGCCTCTCCCACAATGTTAGCATGTGTTTTCTTCTCTTCAGAGTCGAGGATATTTTCAATTTGGTTAATAAGCTGTGACTTCATCACTGCGCAGCTGACTTGTGCAGCTTTCCGTTGTATTTCCTGAGTGTCGTAAAATATCGTTGAACTGTACTAACCATATCAACTTTAGTGCGTATTGCCATGATATTCGTCAGTTGGAAAGTTACATCAAAAGTCTGGTGTGACCCAATTATTTCCATACAATTTTCGGCAAATGCTCCCATTGGCTTATCTCCACTGAACACTCCTAGGGTAGGATTCTACAAAGGGCTGCGGTGTTACATCCCATGAAACTCACATCTATATTCGATATGATCTGAGATAGCATATCTTCATCCGGAGTTTCCGGGCTGCGCTGGAGAATGATCAATTTATCATGATGTTCCTTTATGGGTTCCAAGTACACCGCTACGTGATTACGTTAGACAAGGCTTTATATGTCACCTACCT
This window harbors:
- a CDS encoding FACT complex subunit (SPT16/CDC68) family protein: MADTKRSVVINFDEVKLKLKQLSKVFDTPELESVNLIFVCTGKNQNNASATASELLQLWLTGFQFPETLFVFAKDGTWHILTSPKKAVYLEPIKEHHDKLIILQRSPETPDEDMLSQIISNIDNPTLGVFSGDKPMGAFAENCMEIIGSHQTFDVTFQLTNIMAIRTKVDMEIQRKAAQVSCAVMKSQLINQIENILDSEEKKTHANIVGEAFNVYNDTKFLDKLQRKYNVNPSEIEVAYSNVQSGNTFNLSVGVPPNDMILSHASGTIIVSVCSKYSELFACLTRTLLLDGTAKHKEAYTFALSALDFALTKLKPGVTFGSIYDDVHNFVASEKPNFADRLLRSVGHIMGIEFTDPNFTLVSGNDKCIVATGMVFHISLGFVHLDADGKEFAIWIGDTVEVTDEGAVVLTSTVSKSLENISYELEDEEETPMHTNETKPQKQPSVSSELLRDADSVILKERLRKRDRPGQNQVSESEIKARMERQLQLRKQKVEAIARRVKEEGGLAGTAKQRNVVKMDKLRAFSSPNTFPRDLIPNQIYVDVVNEVIMLPVNGYHLPFSILTVKNASCNSEDNQTYNLRINFQVPGSHTFTSKNDVNPLPEVTAENSIFVKEVMYRSSDSKHIQNVFRAIKDLIKQVKQRETDADANRVIAEQEKLMLKKEGRRIVLKDLMVRPNVHGARRIIGFLEAHHNGLRYVVNTRDRVDHIDITYANIRHAIFQPCERELIVLLHFHLKSPIMVGKRKSMDVQFYCEVGTQIDDLDNRRGRSYNDPDETLEEMRDREMKRRLNAEFKQFVTQLQEMSNLVFDMPYRELMFSGVPSKSNVEILPTAHCLVNLVEWPPFVLTLEDVEMVSLERVQHGLRNFDMVLVNKDYSKAVRRIDLIPVEYLDVLKSWLNELDMVWYEGKNNLQWTNILKTILDDVDAFVENGGFDGFLGESEGEEESLDDEDEEYEHDSEEEVEEDSDEEYGDDDESLADEDEEEEDEEYEDEDEEEGLSWDEMEAFARKEDDKHRYEDDNSNQRSKKRRR